Proteins from one Candidatus Binatia bacterium genomic window:
- a CDS encoding glycine-rich protein, protein MSVAAALLSACGSSMPIRATDSAIRDAGASNSRIFHYTGRKQRFIVPAGVTRLTVVAHGAEGEQDAFFHRRCFGLPGRVYAVIPVRPGDKLSIFVGGRSGFNGGGAGGTGRYGHGYGGGGASDVRMRGDRLKDRIIVAAGGGGAGDEYVYYGYCDAWGGAGGGLDGKPGGYVFNGGGGGTQGAGGSGGGGTGNGQAGGNGALGLGGNGGNGAHTGSQYLGLGGGGGGGGYYGGGGGGGGNSDSSAQSGGGGGGSSYVELNAITSRMWTGWGKAKSADGLVVLSWN, encoded by the coding sequence ATGAGCGTGGCAGCGGCATTGCTCAGTGCCTGCGGATCGTCGATGCCGATTCGAGCTACCGATAGCGCGATCCGCGATGCCGGCGCGTCCAATAGTAGAATCTTCCATTACACCGGCAGGAAGCAAAGGTTCATCGTCCCCGCAGGTGTCACACGACTTACCGTGGTTGCTCACGGCGCTGAGGGCGAGCAAGACGCCTTCTTTCACAGGCGCTGCTTCGGCCTTCCGGGCCGAGTTTACGCGGTCATCCCCGTGCGCCCTGGCGATAAGCTCTCCATTTTCGTCGGTGGCCGAAGCGGATTCAACGGCGGTGGCGCTGGCGGCACCGGGCGATACGGCCACGGGTATGGCGGGGGTGGTGCATCTGACGTTCGCATGCGTGGCGATAGGCTAAAAGATCGCATTATCGTGGCCGCAGGCGGCGGGGGCGCCGGCGACGAGTACGTCTATTACGGCTACTGCGATGCCTGGGGAGGCGCCGGCGGTGGCTTGGACGGTAAGCCGGGAGGCTACGTTTTTAACGGTGGTGGCGGCGGCACGCAGGGTGCCGGCGGTTCGGGTGGAGGCGGCACTGGAAACGGCCAGGCTGGCGGCAACGGAGCGCTGGGCCTCGGCGGCAACGGCGGAAATGGTGCGCACACCGGTTCCCAATACTTGGGACTTGGGGGCGGCGGCGGCGGTGGCGGGTATTACGGCGGCGGCGGCGGTGGCGGCGGCAACAGTGATAGTAGCGCCCAAAGCGGTGGCGGCGGCGGCGGATCTTCGTACGTCGAGCTCAATGCAATCACATCCCGCATGTGGACGGGCTGGGGAAAAGCAAAAAGCGCCGATGGGCTCGTCGTCTTGAGCTGGAACTAA